A genomic window from Anthonomus grandis grandis chromosome 4, icAntGran1.3, whole genome shotgun sequence includes:
- the LOC126735026 gene encoding protein CLP1 homolog, with amino-acid sequence MSEDKKSVLQEFKLDADNELRFEVESKGEKVYLTLKSGLAEIFGTELVKGKTYEFTAGAKVAVFTWQGCTIEVKGKTDVIYTAKETPMVVYSNCHAALEIMRSESEKDNKRGPIAMVVGPTDVGKSTLCRILLNYGVRMGRRPIFVDLDVGQGKVTIPGCVGALVIERPASIDEGFSQEAPLVYNFGHKSPSDNFKLYKKIVNQLASTVKERLEVNKKTRHSGVIINTCGWIKGNGYKLLLDSCHAFEVDVIMVLDQERLYNELVRDMPAYVKIVFLQKSGGVVELSKSARIEARDQRIKEYFYGTPKNQLYPHSFDLKWSEVKIFKIGAPPLPDSCLPHGMKPEDHLTKLVPITPNPGISHHILAVSFAEKEDDDVILSHVAGFVCVSHIDTERQTITLLSPQPKPLPNNILVLSELQFMDSH; translated from the exons ATGAGCGAAGATAAAAAATCGGTCCTACAAGAATTCAAACTCGACGCCGACAATGAACTCCGCTTCGAAGTCGAATCTAAAGGCGAAAAAGTGTATTTAACACTAAAAAGCGGCCTGGCAGAGATATTCGGCACAGAACTGGTAAAAGGTAAAACTTACGAATTTACTGCGGGCGCCAAAGTAGCAGTGTTTACATGGCAGGGCTGTACCATTGAAGTTAAAGGCAAAACTGATGTCATTTATACTGCCAAAGAAACCCCAATGGTAGTTTATTCTAATTGCCATGCAGCCTTAGAGATTATGCGCTCTGAAAGTGAAAAAGACAATAAAAGGGGTCCTATTGCTATGGTTGTTGGGCCAACAGATGTTGGAAAGTCAACTTTGTGCAGGATCTTGCTAAATTATGGTGTTAGAATGGGTCGAAGACCTATATTTGTAGATTTAGATGTTGGGCAGGGTAAAGTCACTATTCCAGGATGTGTTG gAGCACTTGTAATTGAACGTCCTGCATCAATAGACGAAGGGTTTTCTCAAGAGGCGCCCTTGGTATATAATTTTGGCCACAAGAGTCCTTCAGACAATTTTAAGCTATATAAAAAGATCGTCAACCAATTGGCGTCTACTGTTAAAGAAAGGCTGGAagttaacaaaaaaa CAAGACATTCAGGTGTAATTATAAACACTTGCGGTTGGATAAAAGGGAATGGTTATAAGCTGCTACTTGATTCATGCCATGCATTCGAAGTAGATGTTATTATGGTGTTGGATCAAGAAAGACTATATAATGAATTGGTTAGAGACATGCCTGCATATGTTAAGATTGTCTTTCTACAGAAAAGTGGTGGG GTTGTAGAGCTGTCAAAGAGTGCCAGAATAGAAGCGAGAGACCAAAGAATTAAAGAATACTTTTATGGAACGCCAAAAAATCAGCTGTACCCCCATTCTTTTGATCTAAAATGGTCCgaagtaaaaatttttaaaataggggCACCTCCACTACCTGATTCATGTCTACCACATGGTATGAAACCGGAGGATCATCTAACCAAACTAGTCCCGATAACTCCAAATCCAGGAATTTCGCATCACATTTTAGCAGTCAGTTTTGCTGAAAAGGAAGATGATGATGTAATTTTATCGCATGTAGCCGGATTTGTATGTGT ttcaCATATTGATACAGAGAGGCAAACTATTACTTTGTTATCACCACAGCCTAAGCCACTACCCAACAATATCCTTGTGTTGTCTGAGTTACAATTTATGGATAGTCACTGA